The Collibacillus ludicampi region GCGCCGATTTGATGATCGCCTCAATCTGTTCTTCACTCAATTTTTGCTCCGTGAATTTCCGAATCGAACGATGATTTTGCAATAAGCGAATGACTTCATTCATCAGAAGATTCTCCTTTTTCTATTTTCTCACGATGGACTGAAAAAAGTTCTCCCCAAACATTTTACACCATCAAGATGTCTCTTTGGGCAATCGTATGAGAGAGACACCCCAAAAATTGTCACATTCCTTCGTCTCTCTCCCATGAACGGTTTAACCGATGCCCGAGGCATGCAGTTTGTCGAAGGCGGAAGAGTTATGCTGCGGCAGTCAAAGAAAAGTTGGGGTGTCTCCACTCAGCAAAGACGATCTCGCTCTCGTTCGATTACTTCATCCATTGTTCAGCCCATTTTTGCATTTCATTCATCATTGACTCTAAAGCACGTCCCTTATCTGTAAGTTCATATTCGATACGAACGGGCGTTTCAGGGTAAACATGTCGGGTGAGAAGCCCTGCGGCTTCCAATTCCTTGAGACGTTCCGTTAGCATGCGATCGCTCATCTCAGGAATCATATCTTTGATCTCTTTGAAACGTTTGGGGCCAATTAGTAATACACGAATAATTAATCCTGTCCATCGCTTGCCAAGAAGTTGAAAAGCTGCCTCAAACTTTGGACACAAATGTGAGTTATGCATGATCGATCATCTCCTATAATGATTGTATCATAGCCACTTGACAAAAGTAAGCCGTTCGTCGTATTATACTTACATAAAATTAGTTTCACAAAA contains the following coding sequences:
- a CDS encoding winged helix-turn-helix transcriptional regulator yields the protein MHNSHLCPKFEAAFQLLGKRWTGLIIRVLLIGPKRFKEIKDMIPEMSDRMLTERLKELEAAGLLTRHVYPETPVRIEYELTDKGRALESMMNEMQKWAEQWMK